One region of Oxalobacteraceae bacterium OTU3CAMAD1 genomic DNA includes:
- a CDS encoding 4Fe-4S dicluster domain-containing protein — translation MTTSASAGPKWGMAIDLERCIGCHACSVACKVENSVSLGHFRTKVYYYDFAALNPHNQQPTTKRAFLPTLCMQCEDAPCLDACPTDAITRGADGIVRIDDAVCDRSRDCIKACPYGAIHIDPVAEVADKCDFCSHRLAADMEPACVEVCPAEVFAFGDLNDPASKVSLFHANHRAQTEPLKPEEKTRPLVEYRGLGGVVPRAMERKIPKGRSHDPFSYEVETWDQLKSEFPPAAPRANKPRGG, via the coding sequence ATGACCACATCCGCCAGCGCCGGCCCCAAATGGGGCATGGCCATCGATCTCGAACGCTGCATCGGCTGCCACGCCTGTTCGGTCGCCTGCAAAGTCGAGAACTCCGTCTCGCTCGGCCACTTCCGCACCAAGGTGTACTACTACGATTTCGCCGCGCTCAATCCGCACAACCAGCAGCCGACGACCAAACGCGCCTTCCTGCCCACGCTGTGCATGCAGTGCGAGGACGCGCCCTGCCTGGACGCCTGCCCCACCGACGCGATCACGCGCGGCGCCGACGGCATCGTGCGCATCGACGATGCCGTCTGTGACCGTAGCCGCGATTGCATCAAGGCCTGTCCTTACGGCGCCATCCACATCGACCCGGTCGCCGAAGTGGCCGATAAATGCGATTTCTGTTCGCACCGGCTGGCGGCCGACATGGAACCGGCCTGCGTGGAGGTCTGCCCCGCAGAGGTCTTCGCGTTCGGCGACTTGAACGACCCGGCCAGCAAGGTCAGTCTGTTCCACGCCAACCACCGCGCGCAGACGGAGCCCCTCAAGCCGGAGGAAAAAACCCGCCCGCTGGTGGAGTACCGGGGCTTGGGCGGCGTGGTGCCGCGCGCGATGGAGCGCAAGATCCCCAAAGGCCGCAGCCACGACCCGTTCTCGTACGAGGTCGAGACCTGGGACCAGCTCAAATCCGAGTTCCCACCGGCCGCGCCGCGCGCCAACAAACCACGGGGAGGCTGA
- the hppD gene encoding 4-hydroxyphenylpyruvate dioxygenase — MQFQPWDNPMGTDGFEFVEYAAPDPKALGALFERMGFTAIARHRHKDVTLYRQGGINFIINAEQDSFAQRFARHHGPSVCAIAIRVQDAAAAYKRALDLGAWGFDNKTGPMELNIPAIKGVGDSLIYLVDRWRGKNNGEQGSIGDISIYDVDFVAIPGADANPVGNGLTYIDHLTNNVHRGRMKEWADFYEKMFNFREVRYFDIEGKLTGLKSKAMTSPCGKVRIPINESSDDKSQIAEYLDEYHGEGIQHIALGTDDIYTSIEKMKTTGIAFQDTIETYYELVNRRLPGHGERLEDLRRLRILIDGHSNENERELLLQIFTQNVIGPIFFEIIQRKGDQGFGEGNFRALFESIELDQIKRGVLQDTSNDPSKTPA; from the coding sequence ATGCAATTCCAGCCTTGGGACAACCCGATGGGAACCGACGGGTTCGAGTTTGTCGAATACGCCGCCCCCGATCCGAAAGCGCTCGGCGCGCTGTTCGAGCGTATGGGCTTCACCGCCATCGCCCGCCATCGTCACAAGGATGTGACGCTCTACCGCCAGGGCGGCATCAACTTCATCATCAACGCCGAGCAGGATTCGTTCGCCCAGCGCTTCGCTCGCCATCACGGCCCGTCGGTATGCGCGATCGCCATCCGCGTGCAGGACGCGGCGGCCGCCTACAAGCGCGCGCTGGACCTGGGCGCCTGGGGCTTCGACAACAAGACCGGCCCGATGGAGCTGAACATCCCCGCCATCAAGGGCGTGGGCGATTCGCTGATCTATCTGGTCGACCGCTGGCGCGGCAAAAACAATGGTGAGCAGGGTTCCATCGGCGACATCAGCATCTACGACGTCGACTTCGTCGCCATCCCCGGCGCGGACGCCAACCCGGTCGGCAATGGCCTGACCTATATCGACCACCTGACCAACAACGTCCATCGCGGCCGCATGAAAGAGTGGGCGGACTTCTATGAGAAGATGTTCAACTTCCGCGAGGTGCGCTACTTCGACATCGAGGGCAAGCTGACCGGCCTGAAGTCGAAAGCCATGACCTCCCCGTGCGGCAAAGTGCGCATCCCGATCAACGAATCGTCGGACGACAAATCGCAGATCGCCGAGTATCTGGACGAGTACCACGGCGAGGGCATCCAGCACATCGCCCTGGGCACCGACGACATCTACACCTCGATCGAGAAGATGAAGACGACCGGCATCGCCTTCCAGGACACCATCGAGACTTACTATGAGCTAGTCAACCGCCGCCTGCCGGGCCATGGCGAGCGCCTGGAAGACCTGCGCCGCCTGCGCATCCTGATCGATGGTCACAGTAACGAGAACGAGCGCGAACTGCTGCTGCAGATCTTTACGCAGAACGTGATCGGCCCGATCTTCTTCGAGATCATCCAGCGCAAGGGCGACCAGGGCTTCGGCGAGGGTAACTTCCGGGCGTTGTTCGAATCGATCGAATTGGATCAGATCAAGCGCGGCGTCTTACAAGATACAAGCAACGACCCAAGCAAAACGCCGGCTTAA
- a CDS encoding indolepyruvate ferredoxin oxidoreductase family protein yields the protein MNAPHKGTLLDPGTHSDEISLDDKWTLERGRAFMTGTQALIRLPMMQRERDLKAGLNTAGYITGYRGSPVTSVDMTAMKAKKYLDAHHVKFHPGMNEDLAATAVWGTQQTNLFKDAKYDGVFSMWYGKGPGVDRCGDVFKHANNAGSAKHGGVLVLAGDDHAAKSSSTAHQSDHILNACGIPVLYPSSVQEYIDYGLHAWAMSRYTGLWVSMKCVTDIIESGAVVDFDPDRVKIELPTDFELPAGGLNIRWPDTVLDMEVRMNSYKWYAALAYARANKLNKIIWDSPKPKIGIITAGKSYLDTRQALADLGIDEQAAADIGIRLYKIGMTWPLEADGVHEFAKGLDEILVVEEKRQILEYALKEELYNLPDGQRPRVVGKFDDTGEWSNKGKTGHGDWLLPATYELNPAQIARAIASRIAHYCDGHPVAERVKQRVAFLEAKELALKTLPTKANPDTDRTPYFCSGCPHNSSTKVPEGSRALAGIGCHYMVLWMDRETSTFTHMGAEGVTWVGQAPFTNEKHVFTNLGDGTYFHSGILAIRAAVAAKVNITYKILFNDAVAMTGGQQFDGPLDPGMISRQIAAEGVTPIIVVTDEPEKYPSDYKWAEGVTVRHRSELMDVQRELRDKPGVSAMIYDQTCASEKRRRRKRNEYPDPAKRAVINEAVCEGCGDCSVQSNCLSVEPLETELGRKRQINQSSCNKDFSCTTGFCPSFVTVEGGALKKPKKAATGDAPAAVLPMPALPSTDTPYGILITGIGGTGVVTVGQILAVAAHVEGKGAIVLDMSGLAQKGGPVMSHVRLADNQADLHSTRVGTGSADLVIGCDLIVTASRDALSRMGEGRTHAMINSTGSSTAAFVKNPDWQFPDAGSRGEIVRACGNDHVDFVDAGQIATALMGDSIATNMFMLGYAFQKGHVPLSEASIIKAIELNAISVNFNKAAFHWGRTAAHDLGSVTKLTTPAKVIEFKRIQTLDDIVNRRVELLTAYQNADYARQYKAFVEQVRAEEAKLGKSTRLSEAVARYYYKLMAYKDEYEVARLYTDGAFQQKIAGMFEGDIKLKFHLAPPLMAKHDAQGRLIKQEFGPWMMKAFGVLAKFKGLRGTALDVFGYTAERRMERALIGEYRQVVASLLPKLTAENLAQAVAIASIPEDIRGYGHVKERHLKSAKQKEAALLAAFGKPVAPVPVDSHTHAA from the coding sequence ATGAACGCACCTCACAAGGGTACGCTGCTGGACCCGGGCACCCACTCGGACGAAATTTCGCTTGACGACAAATGGACGCTCGAGCGCGGCCGCGCCTTCATGACCGGCACCCAGGCGCTGATCCGCCTGCCGATGATGCAGCGCGAACGCGACCTCAAGGCGGGCCTCAACACCGCCGGCTACATCACCGGCTATCGCGGCTCGCCGGTCACCAGCGTCGACATGACGGCGATGAAGGCCAAGAAGTACCTCGACGCCCACCACGTCAAATTCCATCCCGGGATGAACGAAGACCTGGCCGCCACGGCGGTGTGGGGCACGCAACAGACCAATCTTTTCAAGGACGCCAAATACGACGGCGTCTTCTCCATGTGGTACGGCAAAGGCCCCGGCGTCGACCGCTGCGGCGACGTCTTCAAACACGCCAACAACGCCGGCTCGGCGAAGCACGGCGGCGTGCTGGTACTGGCCGGCGACGACCACGCGGCCAAATCCTCGTCCACCGCCCACCAGTCGGACCACATCCTCAACGCCTGCGGCATCCCGGTGCTGTATCCGTCGTCGGTGCAGGAGTACATCGACTACGGCCTGCACGCCTGGGCCATGAGCCGCTACACCGGCCTGTGGGTGTCGATGAAGTGCGTGACCGACATCATCGAGTCCGGCGCCGTGGTCGATTTCGACCCGGACCGCGTCAAGATCGAACTACCAACCGACTTCGAACTACCGGCCGGCGGCCTCAATATCCGCTGGCCCGACACCGTGCTCGATATGGAAGTGCGGATGAACAGCTACAAGTGGTACGCCGCGCTGGCCTATGCGCGCGCCAATAAGCTCAACAAAATCATCTGGGACAGCCCGAAGCCCAAGATCGGCATCATCACCGCCGGCAAATCCTACCTGGACACGCGCCAGGCGCTGGCCGACCTGGGCATCGACGAGCAGGCCGCCGCCGACATCGGCATCCGCCTGTACAAGATCGGCATGACCTGGCCGCTCGAGGCGGATGGCGTGCACGAATTCGCCAAGGGCCTCGACGAGATCCTGGTGGTGGAAGAAAAGCGCCAGATCCTCGAATACGCGCTCAAGGAAGAGCTGTACAACCTGCCGGACGGCCAGCGTCCACGCGTGGTGGGCAAGTTCGACGACACCGGCGAATGGAGCAACAAGGGCAAGACCGGCCACGGCGACTGGCTGCTACCGGCCACCTATGAACTGAACCCGGCGCAAATCGCGCGCGCCATCGCCTCGCGCATCGCCCACTACTGCGACGGCCATCCTGTCGCGGAACGGGTCAAGCAGCGTGTCGCCTTCCTCGAGGCGAAGGAGCTGGCGTTGAAGACGCTGCCGACCAAGGCCAATCCGGACACCGACCGCACGCCGTACTTCTGCTCCGGTTGTCCGCACAATTCGTCGACCAAGGTGCCGGAAGGCTCGCGCGCGCTGGCCGGCATCGGCTGCCACTACATGGTGCTGTGGATGGACCGCGAAACGTCGACCTTCACGCATATGGGCGCGGAGGGCGTGACGTGGGTCGGCCAGGCGCCGTTCACCAACGAGAAGCACGTCTTCACCAACCTTGGCGACGGCACGTACTTCCACTCCGGGATACTGGCGATCCGCGCGGCGGTGGCGGCCAAGGTTAACATCACCTACAAGATCCTGTTCAACGACGCCGTCGCCATGACCGGCGGCCAGCAGTTCGACGGACCGCTCGATCCGGGCATGATCTCGCGCCAGATCGCGGCCGAAGGCGTGACGCCGATCATCGTCGTCACCGACGAACCGGAAAAATACCCGTCCGATTACAAATGGGCGGAAGGCGTCACCGTGCGCCACCGCAGCGAATTGATGGACGTGCAGCGCGAACTGCGCGACAAGCCGGGGGTGTCGGCGATGATCTACGATCAGACCTGCGCCTCCGAGAAGCGCCGCCGCCGGAAGCGCAACGAATATCCCGATCCGGCCAAGCGCGCCGTCATCAACGAAGCCGTGTGCGAAGGCTGCGGCGACTGCTCCGTGCAATCGAACTGCCTGTCGGTGGAGCCGCTGGAGACGGAACTGGGGCGCAAGCGCCAGATCAACCAGTCGTCCTGCAACAAGGATTTCTCGTGCACCACCGGCTTCTGTCCGAGTTTCGTGACGGTTGAAGGCGGCGCGTTGAAGAAGCCGAAGAAGGCCGCGACCGGCGACGCGCCGGCGGCCGTCTTGCCTATGCCCGCATTGCCGTCGACGGATACGCCATACGGCATCCTGATCACCGGTATCGGCGGCACCGGCGTGGTCACCGTCGGCCAGATCCTGGCCGTGGCGGCGCACGTCGAAGGCAAGGGCGCCATCGTGCTGGACATGAGCGGACTGGCGCAAAAGGGCGGTCCGGTGATGTCGCACGTGCGCCTGGCCGACAACCAGGCCGATTTGCACTCGACCCGCGTCGGCACCGGCAGCGCCGATCTGGTGATCGGCTGCGACTTGATCGTCACCGCCAGCCGCGACGCGCTGTCGCGCATGGGAGAGGGCCGTACGCACGCGATGATCAACTCGACCGGTTCGTCGACCGCCGCTTTCGTCAAGAATCCGGACTGGCAGTTCCCGGACGCCGGCTCGCGCGGCGAGATCGTGCGCGCCTGCGGCAACGACCACGTGGACTTCGTCGACGCCGGGCAAATCGCCACCGCGTTGATGGGCGACTCGATCGCCACCAACATGTTCATGCTGGGCTACGCGTTCCAGAAGGGGCATGTGCCGCTGAGCGAAGCGTCCATCATCAAGGCGATCGAGTTGAACGCGATCTCGGTCAACTTCAACAAGGCCGCCTTCCACTGGGGCCGCACCGCCGCGCATGATTTGGGTTCCGTCACCAAACTGACCACGCCGGCGAAGGTGATCGAGTTCAAACGCATCCAGACGCTGGACGACATCGTCAACCGCCGCGTCGAGCTGCTGACCGCTTACCAGAACGCCGACTATGCGCGGCAGTACAAGGCGTTTGTCGAGCAGGTGCGCGCCGAGGAAGCGAAGCTGGGCAAGTCGACACGTCTGAGCGAGGCCGTGGCGCGCTATTACTACAAGCTGATGGCGTACAAGGACGAGTATGAAGTCGCGCGCCTGTACACCGACGGCGCGTTCCAGCAGAAGATCGCCGGCATGTTCGAGGGCGACATCAAGCTCAAGTTCCACCTGGCGCCGCCGCTGATGGCCAAGCACGACGCGCAGGGACGGCTGATCAAGCAGGAATTCGGTCCGTGGATGATGAAGGCGTTCGGCGTGCTGGCCAAATTCAAAGGCTTGCGCGGCACGGCGCTGGACGTCTTCGGCTACACGGCCGAGCGCAGGATGGAGCGCGCGTTGATCGGCGAGTATCGTCAGGTGGTGGCGTCGTTGCTGCCGAAGCTGACGGCGGAGAATCTGGCGCAAGCGGTGGCCATTGCCAGCATCCCCGAGGATATTCGCGGTTACGGGCATGTGAAGGAGCGCCACCTGAAGTCGGCCAAGCAGAAGGAGGCGGCGTTGTTGGCCGCTTTCGGCAAGCCGGTCGCGCCGGTGCCTGTCGATAGCCACACGCACGCCGCCTGA
- the dsbD gene encoding protein-disulfide reductase DsbD, whose translation MKRQKWMVRLQILATMLVALIALFAGSQVRAGDFLEPDQAFKLSAEALDAKTVRLTWKIAKDYHLYRDRLSFNAADGAQVTAPVLPNGIRKFDTNFNKEMETYQDTLVVDLPVAVREPYTLLVGYQGCADAGLCYSPAEQSYRVDPRKPGKLTPIDPADLAATSAAAPVAAAAAGGAASAPAAAPEDDSSLAQRTLQSGSAWRIGLAFLVFGLLLSFTPCVLPMVPILSSIIVGEGNVSRGRGFMLALAYSLGMALVYTSLGVGAGLAGEGLAAALQKPWVLLTFGALLFTLSLSMFDVYQLQLPSSLQSRLSSTSGNMGGGKFAGVFIMGALSALIVGPCVAGPLAGALLYISQTRNVWTGGWALFSMAVGMSVPLLLTGLSAGSLLPRAGAWMNGVKKVFGLLLIAVAIWMVTPVFSVTVMMIMWGVFALLCAMFLHVFDGIPKGAGLGAYVGKTLGLAFLLVGLFELTGAASAGRDVLQPLGHLTIARAEGGAGGGAAGGEAHFTRIKTVAELDQILATSTRPVMLDFYADWCVACKEMERFTFSKPAVNGKMKEVMLLQVDVTANNADDKALMKRFGLFGPPGLIFFNGGKEIPNSRIIGFLAAEPFLQHLNRHFTS comes from the coding sequence ATGAAACGACAAAAATGGATGGTGCGTTTGCAGATCCTGGCGACGATGCTGGTGGCGCTCATCGCGCTGTTTGCGGGCAGCCAGGTGCGGGCGGGCGATTTTCTCGAACCGGACCAGGCCTTCAAGCTGAGCGCCGAGGCGCTTGACGCCAAGACCGTGCGGCTGACGTGGAAGATCGCCAAGGACTACCACTTGTACCGCGATCGTCTGAGCTTCAACGCCGCCGACGGCGCGCAGGTGACGGCGCCGGTGCTGCCGAACGGCATACGCAAGTTCGACACCAATTTCAACAAGGAGATGGAAACCTACCAGGACACGCTGGTGGTCGATCTCCCCGTCGCGGTCAGGGAGCCGTACACGTTGCTGGTCGGTTACCAGGGCTGCGCGGACGCCGGCCTGTGTTACTCGCCGGCGGAGCAAAGCTATCGCGTCGACCCGAGGAAGCCCGGCAAGCTGACGCCGATCGACCCGGCCGACTTGGCAGCGACCAGCGCCGCCGCGCCAGTCGCCGCCGCTGCCGCCGGCGGCGCGGCATCCGCCCCGGCCGCCGCGCCGGAAGACGATAGCTCGCTGGCCCAGCGCACGCTGCAAAGCGGCAGCGCCTGGCGCATCGGCCTGGCCTTCCTGGTCTTCGGCCTGCTACTGTCGTTCACGCCGTGCGTGCTGCCGATGGTCCCGATCCTGTCGTCGATCATCGTCGGTGAAGGCAATGTCTCGCGTGGCCGTGGCTTCATGCTGGCGCTGGCGTACAGCCTGGGCATGGCACTGGTCTACACCTCGCTCGGCGTCGGCGCCGGCCTGGCAGGCGAAGGCCTGGCCGCCGCGCTGCAAAAACCGTGGGTGCTGCTGACGTTCGGCGCCTTGCTGTTCACGCTGTCGCTGTCGATGTTCGACGTCTACCAGCTGCAGCTGCCAAGCAGCCTGCAAAGCCGCCTGAGCTCCACCAGCGGCAATATGGGTGGCGGCAAATTCGCCGGCGTATTCATCATGGGTGCTCTGTCGGCGCTGATCGTCGGTCCGTGCGTGGCCGGTCCGTTGGCCGGCGCGCTGCTCTACATCAGCCAGACGCGCAACGTTTGGACCGGCGGCTGGGCGCTGTTCTCGATGGCGGTCGGCATGAGCGTGCCGCTGCTGTTGACAGGCCTGTCGGCCGGCAGCCTGCTGCCGCGCGCCGGCGCCTGGATGAACGGCGTCAAGAAGGTCTTTGGCCTGCTGCTGATCGCGGTCGCCATCTGGATGGTCACGCCGGTGTTCTCGGTGACCGTGATGATGATCATGTGGGGCGTGTTCGCGCTGTTGTGCGCCATGTTCCTGCACGTGTTCGACGGCATCCCGAAGGGCGCGGGGTTGGGCGCCTATGTCGGCAAGACCTTGGGCCTGGCCTTCCTGCTGGTCGGCTTGTTCGAATTGACCGGCGCCGCCAGCGCCGGCCGCGACGTGCTGCAGCCGTTGGGCCACTTGACCATCGCCCGCGCCGAGGGTGGCGCCGGTGGTGGCGCCGCCGGCGGCGAGGCGCACTTCACGCGCATCAAGACGGTGGCCGAACTGGATCAGATCCTGGCCACCAGCACCAGGCCGGTGATGTTGGACTTCTACGCCGACTGGTGCGTGGCATGCAAGGAGATGGAGCGGTTCACGTTCTCCAAGCCGGCCGTCAACGGCAAGATGAAGGAAGTGATGCTGCTGCAGGTGGACGTCACCGCCAACAACGCCGACGACAAGGCGCTGATGAAGCGTTTCGGCCTGTTCGGTCCACCGGGGCTGATCTTCTTCAACGGCGGCAAGGAGATTCCGAACAGCCGCATTATCGGCTTCCTCGCGGCCGAGCCGTTCCTGCAGCACCTTAACCGTCACTTCACTTCGTGA
- a CDS encoding Lrp/AsnC family transcriptional regulator produces MTKIALDKTDRKILSILQADGRLSNQDVAELVALSPSPCLRRIKRLEEAGVIRQYVALLDPDKIGLGLLAYVNVRLEKHSDAAAHSNARALGAQNAPASPRADFAVSVEQWPEVVACYAMTGEMDYLLRVHVEDMDHFSRFMMATLLRHPAVLDVKSSFALQRIKDTTALPLV; encoded by the coding sequence ATGACCAAAATTGCGCTGGATAAAACCGACCGTAAGATTCTGTCCATCTTGCAGGCCGACGGCCGGCTGTCGAACCAGGACGTGGCGGAGCTGGTCGCGCTGTCGCCGTCGCCGTGCCTGCGCCGCATCAAGCGGCTGGAGGAAGCAGGCGTGATCCGCCAGTACGTGGCGCTGCTGGACCCGGACAAGATCGGCCTGGGGTTGCTGGCATATGTGAATGTACGGCTGGAGAAGCACAGCGACGCGGCCGCGCACAGCAACGCGCGGGCGCTGGGCGCGCAGAACGCGCCGGCTTCGCCGCGCGCCGATTTCGCGGTCTCGGTCGAGCAGTGGCCGGAGGTGGTGGCCTGCTATGCGATGACGGGGGAGATGGATTACCTGCTGCGCGTGCACGTCGAGGACATGGACCACTTCTCGCGCTTCATGATGGCGACCTTGCTGCGCCACCCGGCGGTGCTGGACGTGAAATCGAGCTTCGCCCTGCAGCGCATCAAGGACACGACCGCCCTGCCGCTCGTTTGA
- a CDS encoding molybdopterin-dependent oxidoreductase, with protein MDRRGFIKSGIGSMATLGLGETILLTPNAASAMNYRPVADGGQRKVKNDYRSAKRITSVCLNCSTVCGIEAFVQDDKVIKIRGNPLDPNMGSYMTCAKGQSGPTINDYPERLLYPLKRVGARGEGKWQRISWEQAYAEVAERIKASIASGHPERVALHQGRSRIDAEINRFLSAIGTPVQLNHRALCSSNKRAANYVSLGETDWESIDAERCKYFLNFGANFYEAHQGGLHLVSRVVKARFDHGAKLVTFDVRLSNTAGRSDEWHQPFPGTEGAVALAMAHVIIRENEIDHDFVAKFVQPGLETMRAWLATCTPAWAAKLSGIAARDIERLALEFARQRPAVAAFTNRGTGAHYNGFNAERAVVMLNALVGSIAKPGGYCYGLDEKLSAARYPQPQPVPPAPKIRTDLEDPPEWPLANRWQKMKVGQIVYDYLRQGRARLDVYLSYTLGSPMTWPEGRSTTVEVLLDEKLIPFHACSDVVYSEMAHYADLILPDATYLERWGMDIRNNLELTHYVALRQPLTPPPGEARSFADVLFEIGRRLGPEQAKYFQFGGHEDFVRAQCSKLPTTGPDGRQFKDGFEYMKHYGVFVDRSQPKPYQVYQKPLNDKQLEGSRTDAGTGVIYRPNDKGKEVAVGVRVGGTAVRGFATPSRKFEVHAPEITQVAKTLGIVDDGLPTFAQIPSHRNLPADRFILTTFKWNVHTQARTASQKYLTEIVHDNPMWINAGVAKKMGLKSGDMVELTTYRPSSGQADKAEQQAYRGTGEKIGSARMRVFVTRGMHPRVVAVSNSVGWISGGRASEGRSGRRVEVAARGIAPDAAKGFGPAPALDDLNAGVWWDEKNGGKGNGVNINALLPINPQPLVGMQAWFDTVCSLRKV; from the coding sequence ATGGACCGTCGCGGATTCATCAAAAGCGGCATCGGCTCGATGGCCACCCTGGGCTTGGGCGAGACCATCCTGCTCACGCCCAACGCCGCCAGCGCCATGAACTACCGGCCGGTCGCCGACGGCGGCCAGCGCAAGGTCAAGAACGATTATCGCAGCGCCAAACGCATCACCAGCGTATGCCTGAACTGCTCGACGGTGTGCGGCATCGAAGCCTTCGTCCAGGACGACAAGGTAATCAAGATTCGCGGCAATCCACTCGACCCGAACATGGGCAGCTACATGACGTGCGCCAAGGGCCAGTCGGGACCGACGATCAACGATTATCCGGAGCGGCTGCTGTATCCGCTGAAACGGGTGGGCGCGCGCGGCGAGGGAAAATGGCAGCGCATTAGCTGGGAGCAGGCCTATGCCGAAGTGGCGGAGCGGATCAAGGCCAGCATCGCCAGCGGCCATCCGGAGCGGGTCGCGCTGCACCAGGGCCGCTCGCGCATCGACGCCGAAATCAACCGCTTCCTGAGCGCGATCGGCACGCCGGTGCAACTGAACCACCGGGCACTGTGTTCATCCAACAAGCGCGCCGCCAATTACGTCTCGCTCGGCGAGACCGACTGGGAATCGATTGACGCCGAACGCTGCAAATACTTCCTCAACTTCGGCGCCAATTTCTACGAGGCGCACCAGGGCGGCCTGCATCTGGTCAGCCGGGTGGTCAAGGCGCGCTTCGACCACGGCGCCAAACTGGTCACCTTCGACGTGCGTCTGTCCAACACGGCCGGCCGCAGCGACGAATGGCACCAGCCCTTCCCCGGCACCGAGGGCGCCGTCGCGTTGGCGATGGCGCACGTGATCATCCGCGAAAACGAAATCGACCACGACTTCGTCGCCAAATTCGTCCAGCCCGGGCTTGAGACGATGCGCGCCTGGCTGGCCACCTGCACGCCGGCGTGGGCGGCCAAGCTGTCGGGCATCGCCGCGCGCGACATCGAGCGCCTGGCGCTGGAGTTCGCGCGCCAGCGGCCGGCCGTCGCCGCCTTCACCAACCGGGGCACCGGCGCCCACTACAACGGATTCAACGCCGAACGCGCGGTGGTGATGCTCAACGCGCTGGTCGGATCGATCGCCAAGCCGGGCGGCTACTGCTATGGGCTCGATGAGAAGCTGTCTGCGGCGCGCTATCCGCAGCCGCAGCCGGTGCCGCCAGCGCCGAAGATCCGCACCGACCTGGAAGATCCGCCGGAATGGCCGCTGGCGAACCGCTGGCAGAAGATGAAGGTCGGCCAGATCGTCTACGACTACCTGCGCCAGGGCCGCGCGCGGCTGGACGTCTACCTGAGCTACACCCTGGGCTCGCCGATGACCTGGCCCGAAGGCCGCAGCACCACCGTCGAAGTGCTGCTGGACGAAAAGCTGATCCCCTTCCACGCCTGCTCGGACGTGGTCTATTCCGAGATGGCGCACTACGCGGACCTGATCCTGCCCGACGCCACCTACCTGGAACGCTGGGGCATGGACATCCGCAACAACCTGGAGCTGACCCACTACGTCGCGCTGCGCCAGCCGCTGACGCCACCGCCGGGCGAGGCGCGCAGCTTCGCCGACGTGCTGTTCGAGATCGGCCGCCGGCTCGGTCCCGAGCAGGCGAAGTACTTCCAGTTCGGCGGGCATGAGGACTTCGTGCGCGCGCAGTGCTCCAAGCTGCCGACGACAGGACCGGACGGCCGGCAATTCAAGGATGGCTTCGAGTATATGAAGCACTACGGCGTGTTTGTCGACCGTTCGCAGCCGAAGCCTTACCAGGTCTATCAAAAGCCGCTGAACGACAAGCAGCTGGAGGGCAGCCGAACCGATGCCGGCACCGGTGTGATCTACCGCCCCAACGACAAAGGCAAGGAGGTCGCCGTGGGCGTGCGGGTCGGCGGTACGGCGGTGCGGGGCTTCGCCACGCCGTCGCGCAAGTTCGAGGTGCATGCGCCCGAGATTACGCAGGTGGCCAAAACGCTGGGCATCGTCGACGACGGGCTGCCGACGTTCGCGCAGATTCCATCCCACCGCAACCTGCCGGCGGACCGCTTCATCCTGACCACGTTCAAGTGGAATGTGCACACGCAGGCGCGCACCGCCTCGCAGAAATACCTGACGGAGATCGTGCATGACAATCCGATGTGGATCAACGCGGGGGTGGCGAAAAAGATGGGCCTCAAGAGCGGCGACATGGTGGAGCTGACCACCTACCGGCCAAGTTCGGGACAGGCCGACAAAGCGGAGCAGCAGGCCTATCGTGGCACCGGCGAGAAGATCGGATCGGCACGGATGCGGGTGTTCGTCACGCGCGGCATGCACCCGCGCGTGGTGGCGGTGTCGAACTCCGTGGGCTGGATCAGCGGCGGTCGCGCCAGCGAGGGGCGCAGCGGACGCCGGGTGGAAGTGGCGGCGCGCGGCATCGCGCCCGACGCGGCAAAAGGCTTCGGCCCGGCGCCGGCGCTGGACGACTTGAATGCGGGTGTGTGGTGGGACGAAAAGAACGGTGGCAAGGGCAATGGCGTCAACATCAACGCGCTGCTGCCGATCAACCCGCAGCCGCTGGTGGGCATGCAGGCGTGGTTCGATACTGTTTGTTCGCTGCGTAAGGTATAG